The DNA window GGCCGTGATATTTAAAACCAGAACGATCAAAAAAAACAGTTTTTATTCCTTCTTTTAATGCTCGTTGCGCAATCAATTGACCAATTATTTTTGCAGAATATTTATTACCAGTATAAACATCATTAATATTTAATTTTTTAAATTCTAACGTAGAAGCATATACAAGTATTTGTGCTGTCTTATAAGAAATAATTTGTGCATATACATGTTTAGAAGTTCGGTGTACTACTAACCGAAACATACGACGACTATATAGATTTTTACGTATTTTAGTATAACGTCTAATACGTGAATATTTTTTATTTAATTTTCCTTTCATGCTACTTTTTTTTCGCCTCTTTAATACGTACTTTTTCATTAGAATAACGAATACCTTTACCTTTATATGGTTCAGGAATACGATAAGATCGTATGTTAGCAGCTACTTGTCCTACCAGTTGTTTGTCTATTCCAGTTAAAACAATTTCATTTTGAGGTAATATTAAAGCTTTTATTGTATTCGGAATTTTATAAATAATAGGATGTGAAAATCCTAAATATAATTTTAAAATATTAGTGTTTTCCATTATAACACGATAACCAATACCAACTAAGTTTAATTGTTTTTTAAAACCTTCAATCACTCCTACAATCATAGTATATACTACAGAACGATGAGTTCCGGCTTGCATCCAACCGTATGATTTAGATAAATGATTATGTGAAAAAAATAATAAATTATCTTTTTTAATAATTTTAATACATTCATGCATTTTACGAACTAATGAACCTAACGGTCCCTTAACAATAACTTCTAAACCAGAAATTTGAACGGTTACATTTTTTGGAATCATTATAGATGATTTAGCAATACGAGACATTTTTGTATTCCTCTATACTAATATTACAAACAATATTAATCTACATAGCATATAACTTCTCCGCCTAATCCTTTTTGTCGTGCAATCCGATCAGTCATTAAACCTCGTGATGTAGATATAATGGCAATACCTAAATTATTCATTACAATAGGTAATTTATACTTTGTACAATATGTACGTAAACCAGGACGACTAATGCGAGAAATATGTTCAATCACCGCTTTTCCATTATAATACTTCAAAAAAATTTTTAACTGCATAATTTTTACATTTTGAATTATATAATTATTAATATATCCTTCATATTTTAATACTTGTATAATATTTTTCTTAATTTTAGAAAATGGAACAATTATAAAAATTTTATTTGCATTTTGACCGTTACGAATACAAGTTAACATATCAGCTATCGGATCTTGCATACTCATAAAATATACCTTATATATTTAAATTAAATTAATCAATAAAATATTGTTATATTTTACCAACTTGCTTTTGTTAAACCCGGAATTTCTCCTCTCATAGCTGCCTCACGCAATTTCATACGACTTAATCCGAACTTACGTAAAAATGCATGCGGACGTCCAGTTTGTCGGCAACGATTACGTTGTCGAGATGGACTAGAGTCTCTAGGTAAAGTTTGTAGCTTTAACACGGCATTCCAACGATCTTTATCAGACGATGTTTTAGATTTTATAATCTCTTTTAATTTAGAACGTATTATACGATACTTTAACGCCAACTTAATTCTTTTAATTTCTCTTTCTTTCATAGATTGTTTGGCCATATCATTTACCTAAATAATTTTATTTTTGAAAAGGAAAGTTAAACGCAACTAACAAAGACTCACATTCTCGATCTGATCGAGCATTCGTTGTAATAGAAATATCCATACCTCGAATGGAATCAATTTTTTCATAATTAATTTCTGGAAAAATAATTTGTTCACGAATACCTAAACTATAATTACCTCTTCCATCAAATGATTTACGTGACATACCTCTAAAATCACGTATACGCGGAATTGCAATAGTAATAAGTTTATCAAAAAAATCCCATTTTCTTCTACCTCGTAAAGTAACTTTGCAACCAATAGGATATCCTTTACGAATTTTAAACGATGCAATAGACTTTTTAGCTACAGTAATAACTGGTTTTTGACCAGAAATTTGAGTTAAATCATGTATAGCATGTTCTAATAATTTTTTATCTGTAACTGATTTTCCCACGCCCATATTTAAAGTAATTTTTTCAATTCTGGGAACAGCCATTATTGTAGAATACTTAAATTCATTCATTAATTTAGGAACAACATAAGCAAGATAATGACGATATAATCTAGACATAAAAATACCTTATATTTATTTTAATAATTCTTTATTTGATTTATACCGACGTATTTTTTTACCTGACACCCAAAAAAATTCTATTTTATCTGATTTATTAATTTTTTTATTAAAAATTGATACATTCGATATATGAATAGGTGATTCATGTAAAATAATTCCACCAGATTGTTGTCTTTCTGGAATGGATTTTTGATGTTTCTTTACCATGTTAATTCCTTGCACTATCAACGTACAATTATTGCGATATATTTTTTTTACTATACCAATTTTACCTTTATCTCGTCCAGTTAAGACTATTACCACATCATTAACGTGTATTTTTGCAGCCATAATTTAATTTCCTATTATAAAACTTCTGGAGCCAAAGAAATAATTTTCATAAAAGATTCTGTTCTTAATTCTCTTGTCACTGGACCAAATATACGAGTTCCAATAGGCTGATTAGTAGCATCATTCAAGATAACACACGCATTACTATCAAAACATATCATAGATCCATCTATTCGACGAATTCCTTTCTTAGTACGTACTACAACTGCCTTCATAACTTCACCTTTTTTTACTTTACTACGAGGAATTGCCTCTTTAATCGCTACCTTTATAACATCACCGATGCGAGCATAACGTCGACGAGAACCCCCTAAAACTTTTATACACATAACTAAACGTGCGCCAGAATTATCAGCAACATTTAATGTTGTTTGTACTTGAATCATATCTATATATTCCTATAATTAAAAATTTATAAAATAAATCATATAACAAATTAATAAATATACATGTTAAAATAACATAATAGAAGACATGAAACTATCTTTATATAACGCTCATGCCTCCTGATTATAAAAATAAAAAAATTTTTAAATAATAGAATTTTCTATAACACGTAGTACAGTCCAAGATTTTGTTTTAGATATTGGACGACATTCACATATTTCAACTAAATCTCCAATCTTGCAAATATCTTTTTCATCATGTACACATAATTTGGTTCTTTTATTAACAAATTTACCATAAATAACATGTTTTACTCTACGGTCTATAGTAACTATAGTAGATTTTTGCATCTTATTACTAGTTACATAACCCTGTAAAATATTTTTTTTTTTATTCATAGTTGATGATTTGTCCTATTCGTTAAAATTGTTTTAATACGTGCGATTTTTCTTCTAACCTTTTTTATTAAATGTGTCTTTTTTAACTTTCCGGATGATAATTGAAGACGAATATTAAATTGTTCTTGTAACAATTCTAATAATTTTTTTTTTAAATCTTGTTTGTCACTATTATATTGAGTTATTTTATGCATAAATTACATTACCGATTTAGAAACAAAAATAGTTTTAATAGGTAGTTTTGATGAAGCGCGTTTAAATACAGATCTAGATTCTTGTTCTGATATACCTTCAACTTCATATAATATTTTACCTGGCTGCACTAAAGCTACCCAATATTCAACATTACCTTTACCTTTGCCCATACGTACTTCTAGAGGTTTTTGTGTAATGGGTTTATCTGGAAAAACACGGATCCACATTTTACCTTGACGTTTTACTGACCTAGTAATTGTTCTACGAGCAGATTCAATTTGTCGAGACGTTAATCGACCTCTATCAATAGCTTTCAAACCGTATGTTCCAAAACTAATTTTATTATCAACAGATAAACCTCGATTTTTTCCTTTGTGCATTTTTCGAAATTTTGTACGTTTTGGTTGTAACATATAGATAAATCTCCATAATATTACCTACGATATTTGCGGGAAAATTTTTTCATTGAATTAAATTTTTTTTTATCTTGTTTATGACTTAAAACCATATCACCTAATATTTCGCCTTTAAAAATCCATACTTTAACACCAATCACGCCGTACGTGGTATGTGCTTCTGAAGTACTATATTCAATATCCGCCCTTAATGTATGCAAAGGCACTCTACCTTCTCGATACCATTCCCTACGTGCAATTTCAACACCTCCTAACCTACCACTTATTTCAACTTTGATCCCTTTAGCTCCTTGTCGAATAGCATTTTGTACTGAACGCTTCATAGCTCGACGAAACATAATCCGTCTTTCTAACTGTGAAGCGATATTATCAGCTACCAATCTAGCATCTAATTCCGGTTTTCTAATTTCCGAAATATTAATTTGAGTCGGTACATTAGTTAATTTAGAAATTTCGATACGTAATTTTTCAACATCTTCACCTTTTTTGCCGATGACAATTCCAGGCCTAGCTGTATATATAGTTAGTTTAATACTTTTTGATAATCGTTCAATAACAATTTTTGAAATCAAAGCTGTTATTAATTTTTTCATTATAAAACTACGGACTTTAAAATCACTATCTATATAGTTAGGAAATTCTTTTTTACTAGCAAACCAAATAGAATTCCAAGTTCTAATAATACCTAATCGCATACCATTAGGATGTACTTTTTGGCCCATTACTATCCTCCAGAATGTATAACATCAGATAAAATAATTGTCATATGACTAGTTCTTTTTAAAATTCGATCAGCCCTACCTTTTGCTCGAGGCATCATACGCTTTAAACTACTACCGCCATCAACAAAAATTTTTGAAATAATCAATATTTTTATATTACAACCGTAATTATGTTCCGCATTAGAAATTGCAGACTGCAATAATTTTTTTATTAAAAAAGCTGATTTTTTATTTAAATTCGACAAAATACGTAATGCTAATAATGCATTTTTACCGCGAATAATAT is part of the Buchnera aphidicola (Cinara cuneomaculata) genome and encodes:
- the rpsH gene encoding 30S ribosomal protein S8, yielding MSMQDPIADMLTCIRNGQNANKIFIIVPFSKIKKNIIQVLKYEGYINNYIIQNVKIMQLKIFLKYYNGKAVIEHISRISRPGLRTYCTKYKLPIVMNNLGIAIISTSRGLMTDRIARQKGLGGEVICYVD
- the rplN gene encoding 50S ribosomal protein L14, which produces MIQVQTTLNVADNSGARLVMCIKVLGGSRRRYARIGDVIKVAIKEAIPRSKVKKGEVMKAVVVRTKKGIRRIDGSMICFDSNACVILNDATNQPIGTRIFGPVTRELRTESFMKIISLAPEVL
- the rpsQ gene encoding 30S ribosomal protein S17; protein product: MNKKKNILQGYVTSNKMQKSTIVTIDRRVKHVIYGKFVNKRTKLCVHDEKDICKIGDLVEICECRPISKTKSWTVLRVIENSII
- the rplV gene encoding 50S ribosomal protein L22, which produces MNILAKYNQIRSSAQKIRLVANIIRGKNALLALRILSNLNKKSAFLIKKLLQSAISNAEHNYGCNIKILIISKIFVDGGSSLKRMMPRAKGRADRILKRTSHMTIILSDVIHSGG
- the rpsC gene encoding 30S ribosomal protein S3, giving the protein MGQKVHPNGMRLGIIRTWNSIWFASKKEFPNYIDSDFKVRSFIMKKLITALISKIVIERLSKSIKLTIYTARPGIVIGKKGEDVEKLRIEISKLTNVPTQINISEIRKPELDARLVADNIASQLERRIMFRRAMKRSVQNAIRQGAKGIKVEISGRLGGVEIARREWYREGRVPLHTLRADIEYSTSEAHTTYGVIGVKVWIFKGEILGDMVLSHKQDKKKFNSMKKFSRKYRR
- the rplF gene encoding 50S ribosomal protein L6, translated to MSRIAKSSIMIPKNVTVQISGLEVIVKGPLGSLVRKMHECIKIIKKDNLLFFSHNHLSKSYGWMQAGTHRSVVYTMIVGVIEGFKKQLNLVGIGYRVIMENTNILKLYLGFSHPIIYKIPNTIKALILPQNEIVLTGIDKQLVGQVAANIRSYRIPEPYKGKGIRYSNEKVRIKEAKKK
- the rplE gene encoding 50S ribosomal protein L5; the protein is MSRLYRHYLAYVVPKLMNEFKYSTIMAVPRIEKITLNMGVGKSVTDKKLLEHAIHDLTQISGQKPVITVAKKSIASFKIRKGYPIGCKVTLRGRRKWDFFDKLITIAIPRIRDFRGMSRKSFDGRGNYSLGIREQIIFPEINYEKIDSIRGMDISITTNARSDRECESLLVAFNFPFQK
- the rpmC gene encoding 50S ribosomal protein L29; protein product: MHKITQYNSDKQDLKKKLLELLQEQFNIRLQLSSGKLKKTHLIKKVRRKIARIKTILTNRTNHQL
- the rplR gene encoding 50S ribosomal protein L18, giving the protein MKGKLNKKYSRIRRYTKIRKNLYSRRMFRLVVHRTSKHVYAQIISYKTAQILVYASTLEFKKLNINDVYTGNKYSAKIIGQLIAQRALKEGIKTVFFDRSGFKYHGRIKELAESARISGLIF
- the rplX gene encoding 50S ribosomal protein L24 is translated as MAAKIHVNDVVIVLTGRDKGKIGIVKKIYRNNCTLIVQGINMVKKHQKSIPERQQSGGIILHESPIHISNVSIFNKKINKSDKIEFFWVSGKKIRRYKSNKELLK
- the rpsN gene encoding 30S ribosomal protein S14, producing MAKQSMKEREIKRIKLALKYRIIRSKLKEIIKSKTSSDKDRWNAVLKLQTLPRDSSPSRQRNRCRQTGRPHAFLRKFGLSRMKLREAAMRGEIPGLTKASW
- the rplP gene encoding 50S ribosomal protein L16 encodes the protein MLQPKRTKFRKMHKGKNRGLSVDNKISFGTYGLKAIDRGRLTSRQIESARRTITRSVKRQGKMWIRVFPDKPITQKPLEVRMGKGKGNVEYWVALVQPGKILYEVEGISEQESRSVFKRASSKLPIKTIFVSKSVM